One Papaver somniferum cultivar HN1 chromosome 10, ASM357369v1, whole genome shotgun sequence genomic window carries:
- the LOC113315732 gene encoding probable arabinosyltransferase ARAD1 — MISSMSEKNMQPSKLLFYLIFTSMFFLILSSIILLQSSSNSFMPRSVFRLIVVNTTSSEYFRRNVHSYSKDTFDRSSLPSSIDTRITEFESASSHSIGVLGQENAKVCKCNQSLLKVYMYDLPPEFHFGLLGWKGEGNQIWPDVSTLDQIPRYPGGLNLQHSIEYWLALDLLASTTPNVARPCSAVRVLNSSLADVIFVPFFSSLSYNRQSKLHGKKEKVSVNRQLQDKLVEFLMNQPEWKKEGGKNHLIVAHHPNSMLGVRRKLGSAMFVLADFGRYPAEVANLDKDIIAPYKHIVRMIGVNNSAPFEKRPTLAYFQGAIYRKDVGVIRQELYYLLKDEKDVHFAFGTVRGNGVHKASEGMASSKFCLNIAGDTPSSNRLFDAIVSHCVPVIISDEIELPFEDVLDYSGFCIFVQTSDAVKTGYLVNLLRGIKRKKWTKMWNRLKEVAPHFEYQYPSVSGDAIEMIWEAASRKMHSAWLRLHKTNRYKRYQLMGMVKK; from the exons ATGATTTCATCAATGTCAGAAAAGAACATGCAACCTTCAAAGCTCCTTTTCTATCTCATATTCACTTCCATGTTTTTCCTGATTCTCTCTTCTATTATCCTTCTTCAATCAAGTAGTAATTCATTCATGCCGAGATCAGTTTTCAGGCTAATCGTAGTTAATACTACCTCATCTGAGTATTTCAGAAGAAATGTTCACAGTTATAGTAAAGACACTTTTGATCGGTCTTCTCTGCCTTCTTCAATTGATACTAGAATAACTGAGTTCGAAAGTGCTTCGTCTCACAGTATTGGTGTATTAGGTCAAGAGAATGCAAAAGTATGTAAATGTAATCAATCTCTCCTGAAGGTTTATATGTATGATTTGCCCCCGGAATTTCACTTTGGTTTGTTGGGCTGGAAAGGGGAAGGGAATCAAATATGGCCTGATGTTAGTACCCTAGATCAGATTCCGAGGTACCCTGGCGGGTTGAATTTGCAGCACAGTATTGAGTACTGGCTCGCCTTGGATCTGCTTGCATCGACCACTCCAAATGTTGCAAGGCCTTGTAGTGCAGTTAGAGTGCTGAACTCAAGTTTGGCAGATGTGATTTTTGTTCCGTTCTTCTCTTCATTGAGCTACAACAGGCAATCCAAATTACATggaaaaaaagagaaagtaaGCGTCAATAGGCAGCTGCAGGATAAATTGGTTGAGTTCTTGATGAATCAGCCTGAATGGAAGAAAGAAGGTGGGAAAAATCATCTTATTGTTGCTCACCATCCAAACAGCATGTTGGGTGTTAGAAGGAAGCTGGGCTCGGCTATGTTTGTTCTTGCAGATTTTGGGAGATACCCAGCTGAAGTGGCAAATCTGGATAAAGACATAATTGCTCCTTACAAGCACATCGTGAGAATGATTGGTGTCAATAACTCTGCCCCATTTGAGAAAAGGCCAACCTTGGCGTATTTTCAAGGTGCAATATATAGGAAGGAT GTTGGAGTCATTCGACAAGAACTCTATTATCTACTCAAAGACGAGAAGGATGTTCACTTTGCATTCGGCACTGTCCGTGGAAACGGGGTTCATAAGGCAAGTGAAGGAATGGCTTCCTCCAAGTTCTGCCTTAATATAGCTGGAGACACCCCTTCCTCGAACCGTCTTTTTGATGCCATTGTGAGCCACTGTGTTCCAGTGATCATAAGTGATGAAATTGAGCTACCATTTGAAGATGTCTTAGATTATTCTGGGTTCTGTATCTTTGTCCAGACATCTGATGCCGTAAAAACAGGATATCTAGTGAATCTACTTAGAGGGATCAAGCGTaaaaaatggacaaaaatgtggAACAGGTTAAAAGAAGTAGCACCACATTTTGAGTATCAATATCCATCTGTTTCAGGTGATGCTATAGAAATGATCTGGGAGGCAGCTTCACGAAAGATGCATTCTGCTTGGTTAAGACTTCATAAGACAAACAGATATAAAAGGTACCAGCTGATGGGAATGGTAAAGAAATAG